A stretch of the Lineus longissimus chromosome 10, tnLinLong1.2, whole genome shotgun sequence genome encodes the following:
- the LOC135494739 gene encoding uncharacterized protein LOC135494739: MVMLPLNFSDNITDWNTTLNDLESSPLKWGMLSLIGFIFLTATGNILVCLAVCWERRLQNMTNYFLMSLAIADLLVAILVMPFGMIVEIFSGYFPLGASLCTLWVTFDVGLCTASIWHMCTMSMDRFFTLKYPMKYGRNKTKTMVLLKITFVWIMSIAICSPVCFSGFLDNSTVFNDGFCAPTMSNFIIYGSVFAFYVPLMIMVVTYVLTLQILRNNSKFMRKMEKSRKTVMRKHIAGYNNNKNRNFLTPNGYGNGYDNEVSNESALVSRDVTDNSFSGELLSDTKLSSDFTGYTTIQPIDKLKNKPSPIPILPLPVLQDESETAQSPPWEPTTPLCEAASPIFRKKDRLDSITSGISGRSCGSGRSKSFLSLPVGSRHNLSTSVESLVSIHGPGIILERPEVQDKLSQIEIEMETYLTTDEINDNIENENKCEQELANEKRFNSCTDNGNEYSYTDNENERCEYFDNELVEDKFEFYDRPNESGKCAYLEHENKFDFIDADTEKCRPLDEDNNAMGYNLTDAATHQYPRTPQSRRTPSPCPSTSSSGTNTNSSIENPECQALNPSPRSFYDSDMQPGSVEDNTDEGNETEDLTNCGDRYTPTDHELLTLSIKANGMYVYKVKYSKSSNQISEYMDEEDPTYCSKPPHQVVESPARLEVADISGVACRLPKSRSCSEVYLKGTDAELMREITERRASAQRMMETKYKQNIIKLQRPNHFKQKKRKKIMRSFIPKRTANNEKKASKVLGIIFGVFVILWTPFFTLNVMSVTCDVCMTNVTPEIMSTVLWFGWIASLANPIIYTMFNTSFRHAFYKILMCKYKKQRRVTQTPESHFLTSPSNWINSDTRRNTVTMQLN, translated from the exons ATGGTTATGCTACCACTGAACTTCTCGGATAACATCACAGATTGGAATACCACACTGAACGATTTGGAGTCATCCCCATTGAAATGGGGAATGTTGTCGCTAATCGGATTTATCTTTTTAACTGCAACTGGGAATATCTTGGTATGCTTGGCTGTCTGCTGGGAAAGACGATTGCAAAATATGACAAATTACTTTCTGATGTCTTTGGCAATTGCGGATTTACTTGTTGCGATTCTTGTGATGCCTTTCGGAATGATAGTGGAGATTTTTAGCG GTTACTTCCCCCTTGGTGCAAGCCTCTGCACGCTATGGGTCACATTCGATGTCGGTCTGTGCACAGCTTCCATCTGGCACATGTGCACAATGTCCATGGATCGATTCTTCACGCTGAAATACCCAATGAAATACGGCCGCAACAAAACCAAGACTATGGTGCTGCTCAAAATCACATTTGTGTGGATCATGTCGATTGCCATCTGTAGTCCGGTGTGTTTCTCGGGCTTTCTAGATAACAGTACTGTTTTCAATGATGGGTTCTGTGCTCCAACCATGAGCAACTTCATCATATACGGCTCAGTTTTTGCCTTTTATGTTCCTCTAATGATCATGGTTGTGACTtatgtattgacattgcagATTTTAAGGAATAATTCAAAATTTAtgagaaaaatggaaaaaagtagaaaaactgTCATGCGAAAACATATAGCAGGATATAACAATAATAAAAACAGAAATTTCTTAACACCGAATGGCTATGGTAATGGCTATGATAATGAAGTCAGCAATGAAAGTGCATTAGTGAGCAGGGATGTAACTGACAATAGCTTTTCCGGTGAGCTCTTGAGCGACACAAAGTTATCTAGTGATTTTACAGGCTACACGACAATTCAGCCCATAGACAAACTAAAAAATAAGCCCTCACCTATTCCGATACTGCCGCTGCCTGTTCTGCAGGATGAAAGTGAGACAGCCCAGTCACCACCCTGGGAACCCACCACACCACTCTGTGAGGCCGCCAGTCCAATCTTTCGTAAGAAAGACCGCCTAGATAGCATAACAAGCGGAATTTCAGGGAGAAGTTGCGGCTCTGGACGATCTAAAAGTTTTCTTTCACTTCCAGTCGGCTCAAGGCATAACCTATCGACAAGTGTTGAGAGCTTGGTCAGCATCCACGGCCCGGGGATAATACTTGAGAGACCTGAAGTCCAAGATAAACTCAGCCAGATTGAGATCGAAATGGAGACATATTTAACAACAGATGAAATTAACGAtaacattgaaaatgaaaacaaatgtgaACAAGAGTTAGCAAATGAAAAAAGATTTAATAGCTGCACTGATAATGGAAATGAATACAGCTACACTGATAACGAAAATGAAAGATGTGAATATTTTGATAACGAACTCGTCGAAGACAAATTCGAGTTTTACGATAGGCCTAATGAGAGTGGAAAATGTGCTTATTTAGAACACGAGAACAAATTTGATTTCATAGATGCAGACACTGAGAAATGCAGACCTCTTGATGAGGATAACAACGCTATGGGGTATAATCTTACTGACGCAGCGACACATCAGTATCCAAGGACGCCTCAGTCGCGAAGGACACCTAGTCCCTGTCCCAGCACCTCATCATCAGGTACAAATACCAATAGTAGTATTGAAAATCCCGAGTGCCAGGCCCTGAATCCGAGCCCCCGGAGTTTCTACGATTCTGACATGCAACCCGGGTCCGTTGAGGACAATACGGATGAGGGAAATGAAACAGAGGATTTAACGAACTGCGGAGATCGTTATACCCCAACAGATCATGAACTCCTCACCTTGTCAATCAAAGCCAATGGGATGTACGTCTACAAGGTCAAATATTCCAAGTCCTCTAATCAGATCAGTGAATATATGGATGAGGAGGACCCAACCTACTGCTCAAAGCCGCCACACCAAGTGGTAGAGAGCCCAGCGCGTTTGGAGGTCGCTGATATCTCAGGAGTTGCATGTCGGCTGCCAAAGAGCCGTAGTTGTTCAGAGGTTTATCTCAAAGGTACTGATGCAGAGTTGATGCGTGAGATTACTGAAAGGCGCGCATCTGCACAAAGAATGATGGAGACTAAATACAAACAAAATATAATCAAACTTCAACGGCCCAACCATTTCAAACAGAAGAAACGAAAAAAGATCATGAGGTCTTTCATACCGAAACGGACTGCTAACAACGAAAAGAAAGCCTCCAAAGTGCTAGGGATTATCTTTGGTGTTTTTGTGATCCTATGGACGCCTTTCTTTACTCTCAATGTGATGTCTGTAACGTGTGATGTGTGTATGACCAATGTCACTCCCGAGATCATGTCCACCGTGTTGTGGTTCGGCTGGATTGCTTCCCTAGCCAACCCCATCATCTACACTATGTTTAATACCAGTTTCCGTCATGCGTTCTATAAGATTCTGATGTGCAAGTATAAAAAACAGCGACGGGTAACTCAGACCCCAGAGAGTCACTTCTTGACCAGCCCCTCTAACTGGATAAACAGTGATACTAGGAGGAACACCGTCACAATGCAACTCAACTAA